In Ilumatobacter fluminis, the following proteins share a genomic window:
- a CDS encoding ABC transporter permease → MTLAQPLAASDDTVVRRRRSPIRRVLGYWSAGWLVLLVVVAVAAPILPIDDPLAIDIANKLSPPGTDGHLLGTDGLGRDILSRLVYGARVSLFVSVVAVGIGFTLGGLLGLVAGYFRGHLDTGLSAVIDVILAFPGMVLLLGVIAFVGQSLTTVTITIGLLSIPIYMRISRANSMGVADRDYVLASRLYGARDRRILRRDILPNVVMPVVAFALVSLGVVIVLEGGLAFLGLSVPPPTASWGTMISEGKRHLRTDPYLVVMPSLAMFITVMALNVQGERLRARWSIKRTAD, encoded by the coding sequence GTGACCCTCGCCCAACCGCTCGCCGCGTCCGACGACACCGTCGTCCGTCGTCGGCGCAGCCCGATCCGCAGGGTCCTCGGCTACTGGAGTGCCGGTTGGCTCGTTCTGCTCGTCGTGGTCGCGGTCGCCGCGCCGATCCTGCCGATCGACGACCCGCTCGCCATCGACATCGCAAACAAATTGTCGCCTCCGGGTACGGACGGCCACCTGCTCGGTACCGACGGCCTCGGTCGCGACATCCTGTCGCGGCTCGTCTACGGCGCACGAGTGTCGCTCTTCGTGTCGGTCGTCGCCGTCGGGATCGGCTTCACCCTCGGCGGACTACTCGGCCTGGTCGCCGGCTACTTCCGCGGTCATCTCGACACAGGTTTGAGCGCGGTCATCGACGTCATCCTGGCGTTCCCCGGCATGGTCCTGCTGCTCGGGGTGATCGCATTCGTCGGCCAGAGCTTGACCACGGTGACCATCACGATCGGGCTGCTCTCGATCCCGATCTACATGCGGATCTCCCGGGCGAACTCGATGGGTGTGGCCGACCGCGACTACGTGCTCGCCTCGCGCCTCTACGGTGCGCGTGACCGGCGGATCCTCCGTCGCGACATCCTGCCCAACGTCGTCATGCCCGTCGTCGCCTTTGCGCTCGTGTCGCTCGGCGTCGTGATCGTGCTGGAGGGCGGCCTCGCCTTCCTCGGCTTGAGCGTGCCGCCACCCACCGCCAGTTGGGGCACCATGATCTCCGAGGGCAAGCGCCACCTGCGCACCGACCCGTATCTGGTCGTGATGCCGTCGCTCGCCATGTTCATCACCGTCATGGCCCTGAACGTGCAGGGCGAACGGCTCCGCGCTCGATGGAGCATCAAGAGGACGGCCGACTGA
- a CDS encoding ABC transporter substrate-binding protein, translated as MAITIATGLIAVGCGSDDESSDSESTEAEADDGGDTDEGGDSDSGDVADTTEAAGDDAGDADSDGGDRYGGSIIVGVDGEPAGWSPTVDGCSDACLTVARHVYDPLVETDANGVPQPYLAESIVPNEDASEWTITLPAGITFSNGVPLDAATLIEMLEVSTAEDSRLLGRLGNITEMTPDGDLAVTITLAGPDASFTQTLASVAGLVFEPGAFKADPVAFSENPIGTGPFVMEKWDRGSEIVLTRNADYWRTDDSGAQLPYLDSITFRPIPDEDTRLAALESGDIDMMNTYSGSTVRALDGIGGVSVGRNLGNQSTGTLLNMMNAPTDDMRVRYGLIGLSDQPGLIAVLGGEDISPPASQLVGPEHPHHSLDAAATYDALQADDEGAQAMLQEYIDDPERSDGKEPGSSIDLTLNCLPEGDFVEFAQAAQAMWSSTGQVNVEINQLESAALGQEVVGEAPDFIGSFQASCWRQGSDQDPFAFWGGEPAVGNSTNYANIYDETTDELLNQGRSTVDVDERQAVYMAFNEHMVELAPIVYAGYTVSALAHADDIAGVDGWTYPDGTPGNGHAQAQARLVQAYLTGQ; from the coding sequence GTGGCGATCACGATCGCCACAGGACTCATCGCCGTCGGCTGCGGCTCGGACGACGAGTCGTCCGATTCGGAGTCCACCGAAGCGGAAGCCGACGACGGTGGCGACACCGACGAAGGTGGCGACAGCGACAGCGGCGACGTCGCCGACACCACAGAAGCGGCCGGCGACGATGCCGGCGATGCCGACAGCGATGGTGGCGACCGTTACGGCGGCTCGATCATCGTCGGCGTCGACGGCGAACCGGCGGGCTGGAGCCCGACCGTCGACGGCTGCAGCGATGCGTGCCTGACCGTCGCACGCCATGTCTACGACCCGCTGGTCGAGACCGACGCGAATGGCGTCCCGCAGCCGTACCTCGCCGAATCGATCGTGCCCAACGAGGACGCGAGCGAGTGGACGATCACGCTGCCTGCCGGCATCACCTTCTCGAACGGCGTCCCGCTCGATGCAGCAACGCTCATCGAGATGCTCGAGGTGTCGACCGCCGAAGACTCGCGGCTGCTCGGTCGCCTCGGCAACATCACCGAGATGACCCCCGACGGCGACCTGGCCGTGACGATCACCCTGGCCGGGCCCGACGCCTCGTTCACGCAGACGCTCGCGTCGGTGGCCGGACTCGTGTTCGAACCCGGTGCATTCAAGGCCGACCCGGTTGCGTTCAGCGAGAACCCGATCGGAACGGGACCGTTCGTGATGGAGAAGTGGGACCGTGGCTCGGAGATCGTCCTGACCCGCAACGCCGACTACTGGCGCACGGACGACAGCGGGGCACAGTTGCCGTACCTGGACAGCATCACCTTCCGTCCGATCCCCGACGAGGACACCCGCCTCGCAGCCCTCGAGTCGGGCGACATCGACATGATGAACACGTACTCGGGCAGCACCGTGCGCGCACTCGACGGCATCGGTGGCGTCTCGGTCGGTCGCAATCTCGGCAATCAGAGCACGGGCACCCTGCTCAACATGATGAACGCACCGACCGACGACATGCGCGTGCGATACGGGCTGATCGGTCTGTCCGACCAGCCGGGCCTGATCGCCGTGCTCGGCGGCGAAGACATCAGCCCGCCCGCGAGCCAACTCGTCGGCCCCGAACACCCGCACCACTCGCTCGACGCTGCCGCGACCTACGACGCACTGCAGGCCGACGACGAGGGCGCCCAGGCGATGCTCCAGGAGTACATCGACGACCCCGAACGGTCCGATGGCAAGGAGCCGGGTAGTTCGATCGACCTTACGCTCAACTGCCTGCCTGAAGGCGACTTCGTGGAGTTCGCCCAGGCGGCCCAGGCGATGTGGAGCAGCACCGGCCAGGTGAACGTGGAGATCAACCAGCTCGAGAGCGCAGCACTCGGTCAGGAAGTCGTCGGTGAGGCGCCCGACTTCATCGGTTCGTTCCAGGCGTCGTGCTGGCGTCAGGGCAGCGACCAGGACCCGTTCGCCTTCTGGGGCGGCGAGCCCGCAGTCGGCAACTCGACGAACTACGCCAACATCTACGACGAGACCACCGACGAACTCCTGAACCAGGGCCGCTCGACCGTGGATGTCGACGAACGTCAGGCCGTCTACATGGCCTTCAACGAGCACATGGTCGAACTGGCCCCGATCGTCTACGCCGGCTACACGGTGTCGGCACTTGCTCACGCCGACGACATCGCCGGCGTCGACGGCTGGACGTATCCCGACGGCACGCCCGGCAACGGACACGCCCAGGCCCAGGCCCGCCTCGTGCAGGCGTACCTCACCGGCCAGTGA
- a CDS encoding ABC transporter permease, with protein sequence MPPVVRQIGHRLLVLVGVLFAVSVLTFMLTSLLPGDPALQVLGTEDATPEALERVRDELGLDEPLPLRYLDWLSGVVRGDFGSSYITNQPVAGEIANRAPVTLEIGALALAISLLSIPLAVGSAHWVGRAFDQVTSTVSFGMLSVPTFVLALVLIYTLAVETSLLPATGWTRLTPFPENLADNLRGAILPALTLAIGNIAVLTRVLRTDMLATLQQDYLVMARSMGVSTRRLLFVNALRPSSFTLLTVLGVQIGAMIGGAVIVETLFAVPGMGRLLVDAIFQRDLMVVQGVVLVMAASFVIVNFLADLAYLVVDPRLRSLNP encoded by the coding sequence GTGCCGCCCGTCGTCCGACAGATCGGCCACCGGCTGCTGGTCCTGGTCGGCGTGCTGTTCGCCGTCTCGGTGCTCACCTTCATGCTGACGAGCCTGCTGCCCGGCGACCCGGCGCTGCAGGTGCTCGGCACCGAGGACGCGACACCCGAGGCGCTCGAACGGGTCCGTGACGAGCTCGGTCTCGACGAGCCCCTGCCGCTGCGTTACCTCGACTGGCTGTCTGGCGTGGTGCGCGGCGACTTCGGGAGTTCGTACATCACGAACCAGCCCGTCGCCGGTGAGATCGCCAACCGGGCGCCGGTCACGCTCGAGATCGGTGCGCTGGCACTCGCCATCTCACTCCTGTCGATCCCCCTGGCGGTCGGCTCGGCCCATTGGGTCGGCCGAGCGTTCGACCAGGTCACGTCGACCGTCTCGTTCGGGATGCTCTCGGTCCCGACCTTCGTGCTCGCCCTCGTGTTGATCTACACGTTGGCGGTCGAGACCTCGCTACTTCCAGCGACCGGCTGGACGCGCCTGACACCGTTCCCGGAGAACCTCGCCGACAACCTGCGGGGGGCGATCTTGCCGGCGCTCACGCTGGCGATCGGCAACATCGCCGTGCTGACCCGAGTGCTTCGTACCGACATGCTCGCAACACTTCAGCAGGACTACCTGGTGATGGCGCGTTCGATGGGCGTGTCGACCCGCCGGCTCCTGTTCGTCAACGCGCTCCGCCCGTCCAGCTTCACCCTGTTGACGGTGCTCGGCGTGCAGATCGGAGCGATGATCGGAGGGGCGGTGATCGTGGAGACGCTGTTCGCCGTGCCCGGCATGGGCCGGTTGCTCGTCGACGCGATCTTCCAGCGCGACCTGATGGTCGTGCAGGGCGTGGTCCTCGTCATGGCTGCGAGTTTCGTCATCGTCAACTTCCTCGCCGACCTCGCTTACCTCGTCGTCGATCCGAGACTCAGGAGCCTGAATCCGTGA
- a CDS encoding NAD-dependent epimerase/dehydratase family protein, giving the protein MTRVLYVGGTGEISHACVERSLAAGHDVAVLNRGNRSELLPDGVESIVGDLRSDEPYAALGGRTFDVVCQFMAFDGADAVRDIEAFSGRCGQFVFVSSAAVYRRPIADERVTESTPVGNSFSAYGLAKLACERTLLDAQQAGVLPVTIVRPSHTYRTRLPSAVLQSEHQTWRMLAGKPILVHDDGDSMWTLTHAADFASAFVGLFESGATVGSTFNITSETALSWNTILRQVGGALDLDVELVHVPTDTLVEYEPQWSAPLRGDKADSMIFDTSHVRSVVDGWRCEVTLAEGLRRTAEFGRARLASGYQPDSAVDRLVDRIISEHASVV; this is encoded by the coding sequence GTGACCCGGGTCCTGTACGTCGGCGGCACCGGCGAAATCTCGCACGCCTGTGTCGAGCGGTCACTTGCTGCCGGTCACGATGTCGCAGTCCTCAATCGGGGCAACCGGAGCGAGTTGCTGCCCGACGGTGTGGAGTCGATCGTGGGTGATCTGCGCTCTGATGAGCCGTATGCGGCTCTCGGCGGCCGCACGTTCGATGTGGTGTGCCAGTTCATGGCGTTCGACGGTGCGGATGCAGTCCGTGACATCGAGGCGTTCTCCGGTCGCTGTGGTCAGTTCGTGTTCGTGTCGTCCGCAGCGGTCTACCGCCGGCCGATCGCCGACGAGCGAGTCACCGAGTCGACCCCGGTCGGGAATTCGTTCTCGGCGTACGGCCTGGCCAAGCTGGCGTGTGAGCGAACGTTGCTCGATGCTCAGCAAGCCGGCGTCCTCCCCGTCACCATCGTGCGCCCGAGCCACACCTACCGAACCCGCCTTCCGAGCGCGGTGCTGCAGAGCGAACACCAGACCTGGCGGATGCTCGCCGGGAAACCGATCCTCGTCCACGATGACGGTGACTCGATGTGGACCCTCACGCATGCCGCCGACTTCGCATCCGCCTTCGTCGGACTCTTCGAGAGCGGTGCAACCGTCGGCTCGACGTTCAACATCACGAGCGAGACGGCGTTGTCGTGGAACACGATCCTTCGCCAGGTCGGTGGTGCGCTCGATCTCGACGTCGAACTCGTCCACGTCCCCACCGACACACTCGTCGAGTACGAGCCGCAGTGGTCGGCGCCCTTGCGTGGCGACAAGGCGGACTCGATGATTTTCGACACGTCACATGTCCGGTCGGTCGTCGACGGGTGGCGGTGTGAGGTGACACTGGCGGAGGGCCTCCGACGCACGGCCGAGTTCGGTCGGGCACGGCTGGCCTCCGGCTATCAACCCGATTCGGCGGTCGATCGGCTGGTCGACCGCATCATCAGCGAACACGCGTCGGTCGTCTGA
- a CDS encoding dipeptide ABC transporter ATP-binding protein, producing MAGSGDAHLRRDSSRVALSVDDITVEFPIHGTHDRVRALSGVSFDVLENEVLGIVGESGCGKSTAGRTVAGIWRPSSGTVSLRGEDVTALRIGDERRAHLEMVFQDPIGSLNPRRTIGESLIDPLEIQWRSRFDRSAPSRWASRLWTSTVRSLTTRSVVAAAKVGLGLLVGALLVQLLLGYDMSDGSPTVPVIVAAVVGIVLAAPLVAGGLLAAVLWSALAVVGAMVEAVTALTRRTQLSTFRSEAEQRARTALLEVGIDPDQTLHKRPHEFSGGQAQRICIARSLVREPSVLICDEPVSALDVSVQAQVLNVLHDLTERRDLALVLIAHDLAVVKAMSDRIAVMYLGKICEVGTPDEVFEQPRHPYTRMLLDAIPLPDPSVVVGDEVHELGELPSPVNPPSGCRFRTRCERATTLCAEVEPTIEPTSEQSFVACHHPIDTEPRTVAPSVTVEARASQSASSDRPVPDRPLVSVRSLRTSFDTPRGLVRAVDGVDLDIWPGRTLGVVGESGSGKTVLSRSIMNLLPPNGVHRSGTITFGERRIDDLSNRAMRSLWGGDMAMIFQDPSQSLHPMYKIGRQITDAIAANLDLDDRAARERGIELLRSVRIPDPERRFDEYPHQLSGGMRQRAMIAIALSCDPHLLFADEPTTALDVTVQAQVLDLLQVQRRERHMAMVLVTHDLGVVAGRADDVAVMYAGRVVEHTDVSSLFAEPKHPYTRALLRSIPRLDDAPGALPTAIEGRPPELVDRAPGCAFAPRCDVATDRCRVDDPALTELGVGHAVACHHPIETPVSIDVRPDPESPSLSGR from the coding sequence ATGGCCGGATCAGGTGACGCCCACCTCCGTCGTGATTCCTCGCGGGTTGCGCTCAGCGTCGACGACATCACCGTCGAGTTCCCGATCCACGGCACGCACGATCGCGTGCGCGCCCTGTCGGGCGTCAGCTTCGACGTCCTCGAGAACGAGGTGCTCGGCATCGTCGGTGAGTCGGGCTGTGGCAAGTCGACGGCCGGCCGCACCGTGGCCGGCATCTGGCGACCCAGCAGCGGCACGGTCAGCCTTCGCGGCGAAGACGTGACCGCGTTGCGGATCGGCGACGAGCGCCGCGCTCACCTCGAGATGGTGTTCCAAGACCCCATCGGCTCGCTCAACCCCCGCCGCACGATCGGCGAGAGCCTGATCGATCCGCTGGAGATCCAGTGGCGGTCCCGGTTCGATCGTTCGGCACCGTCGCGTTGGGCAAGTCGACTGTGGACCTCCACAGTCCGAAGCCTCACGACGCGCTCGGTCGTCGCCGCAGCGAAGGTCGGGCTCGGCCTGCTCGTCGGTGCGCTGCTCGTCCAACTGCTCTTGGGCTACGACATGAGCGACGGATCGCCGACCGTGCCGGTGATCGTCGCCGCGGTCGTCGGCATCGTGCTCGCAGCACCGCTGGTTGCAGGCGGCTTGCTCGCCGCCGTTCTGTGGTCGGCGCTCGCCGTCGTCGGCGCAATGGTCGAGGCAGTGACGGCGCTGACGCGTCGGACACAGCTGTCGACGTTCCGGAGCGAAGCCGAGCAACGCGCCCGAACGGCGCTGCTCGAGGTCGGCATCGATCCCGACCAGACCCTCCACAAGCGGCCGCACGAGTTCTCCGGCGGTCAGGCCCAGCGCATCTGCATCGCGCGCAGTCTGGTTCGGGAACCCTCGGTGCTCATCTGTGACGAGCCGGTCTCGGCGCTCGACGTGTCGGTTCAGGCGCAGGTCTTGAACGTGCTGCACGACCTGACCGAGCGGCGCGACCTGGCGCTCGTGCTGATCGCGCACGATCTCGCCGTGGTCAAGGCCATGTCCGATCGCATCGCCGTGATGTACCTAGGCAAGATCTGCGAGGTCGGCACCCCCGACGAGGTCTTCGAGCAGCCGCGTCACCCGTACACCCGCATGCTCCTCGATGCGATCCCGCTACCGGACCCGTCGGTGGTGGTCGGTGACGAGGTCCACGAGCTCGGTGAGTTGCCGTCGCCCGTCAACCCGCCGTCGGGGTGCCGGTTTCGGACCCGATGCGAACGGGCGACGACGCTGTGTGCCGAGGTCGAGCCGACGATCGAGCCGACGAGCGAGCAGTCCTTCGTCGCCTGCCACCATCCGATCGACACCGAGCCACGAACCGTTGCGCCCTCGGTGACCGTCGAGGCCCGTGCATCGCAGTCGGCGTCGAGTGATCGGCCGGTGCCTGATCGACCCCTCGTTTCTGTCCGTTCGTTGCGGACCAGCTTCGACACGCCGCGTGGGCTCGTGCGGGCGGTCGACGGCGTCGATCTCGACATCTGGCCGGGTCGCACGCTCGGGGTCGTCGGCGAGTCGGGCTCGGGCAAGACGGTGTTGTCGCGTTCGATCATGAACCTGTTGCCGCCCAACGGTGTGCACCGCTCGGGCACGATCACGTTCGGGGAGCGGCGGATCGACGATCTGAGCAACCGGGCGATGCGCTCGTTGTGGGGCGGCGACATGGCGATGATCTTCCAGGATCCCTCCCAGTCGCTCCACCCGATGTACAAGATCGGTCGACAGATCACCGACGCGATCGCCGCCAACCTGGATCTCGACGATCGCGCCGCCCGTGAACGCGGCATCGAACTCCTCCGCTCCGTTCGGATTCCCGATCCGGAACGCCGCTTCGACGAGTACCCGCACCAGTTGTCCGGTGGCATGCGGCAGCGGGCGATGATCGCGATCGCCCTGTCGTGTGACCCGCATCTGCTCTTCGCCGACGAGCCGACCACGGCACTCGACGTGACGGTGCAGGCCCAGGTGCTCGACCTGCTGCAGGTGCAACGACGCGAGCGGCACATGGCGATGGTGCTCGTCACCCACGACCTCGGCGTGGTTGCCGGTCGGGCCGACGACGTGGCGGTCATGTACGCCGGTCGCGTCGTCGAGCACACCGACGTCTCGAGCCTGTTCGCCGAGCCGAAGCATCCCTACACCAGGGCGCTGCTGCGTTCGATCCCGCGCCTCGACGACGCCCCGGGGGCGCTCCCGACTGCGATCGAGGGTCGTCCACCGGAGTTGGTGGACCGTGCGCCCGGATGTGCGTTCGCGCCTCGCTGCGACGTTGCGACCGATCGCTGCCGCGTCGACGACCCTGCGCTGACCGAACTGGGAGTCGGTCACGCCGTTGCCTGCCACCACCCCATCGAGACCCCGGTCTCGATCGACGTGCGTCCTGACCCCGAATCGCCATCGCTCTCGGGCCGCTGA
- a CDS encoding phytanoyl-CoA dioxygenase family protein translates to MTYHATDADRAAGTLPPATLSQIRDDLRTIGFAVVGNLVSAETREVLLASMLDDTAAVREAATMTPHEQRTGKGHLQLGPRRSALYVSADIVANPLIESVVATVLGDGAWLGFYNGNVNCPGSGAQPLHADRPYSWTTEAEALAAGEEWPPRTTTLSCSTALTDITIETGATEIYPGSHRETIVTTWEPGERPASHPDLLEKWGPPASMEIPAGGVCFRDPRMWHRGVPNPSDTPRPMLALTYHEAIAKHYRGVVLHDIDPEIRRQLDVDPTLRLLDSGELADGRLVFDESARQAFEVPSPHGIDRNVRFVSPPQRVNHFLDAHLVGGARLVDDGAELLVADP, encoded by the coding sequence ATGACGTACCACGCCACCGACGCCGATCGCGCCGCCGGCACGCTGCCGCCCGCCACGCTGTCGCAGATCCGCGACGACCTCCGCACGATCGGTTTTGCCGTCGTCGGCAACCTGGTGTCGGCCGAAACGCGTGAGGTGCTGCTGGCATCGATGCTCGACGACACGGCAGCGGTTCGTGAAGCAGCGACGATGACGCCGCACGAGCAGCGGACCGGCAAGGGGCACCTCCAGCTCGGACCCCGTCGCTCTGCGCTGTACGTCTCGGCTGACATCGTGGCGAATCCCCTGATCGAGAGTGTCGTGGCGACGGTGCTCGGCGACGGCGCCTGGCTCGGCTTCTACAACGGCAACGTGAACTGCCCTGGCAGCGGAGCCCAACCCCTGCACGCCGACCGTCCATACTCCTGGACGACGGAGGCGGAAGCCCTCGCCGCAGGCGAGGAGTGGCCGCCGCGCACCACGACGCTGTCGTGTTCGACGGCGCTCACCGACATCACGATCGAGACCGGTGCGACCGAGATCTACCCGGGGTCGCACCGCGAGACCATCGTCACCACCTGGGAGCCGGGAGAGCGTCCTGCGTCGCACCCCGATCTGCTCGAGAAGTGGGGTCCGCCCGCATCGATGGAGATACCGGCAGGTGGCGTCTGCTTCCGCGATCCCCGCATGTGGCACCGCGGGGTGCCCAATCCGTCCGACACGCCGCGTCCGATGCTGGCGCTGACCTATCACGAGGCCATCGCCAAGCACTATCGCGGCGTCGTCCTCCACGACATCGACCCCGAGATCCGGCGGCAGCTCGACGTTGACCCGACGCTGCGTCTGCTCGACTCCGGCGAACTCGCCGACGGCCGACTCGTTTTCGACGAGAGCGCTCGGCAGGCGTTCGAGGTGCCGTCGCCGCACGGGATCGATCGGAACGTCCGGTTCGTCAGTCCGCCGCAGCGCGTGAACCACTTCCTCGACGCCCATCTCGTCGGCGGCGCCCGCCTGGTCGATGACGGCGCCGAGCTGCTCGTGGCCGATCCGTGA
- a CDS encoding tautomerase family protein: MPLYRTLTRPGLLSLEQRQAFANDVVDIHCGITGAPRSFVHVLFADDDDGRLDEGQSALVFGTIRHGRTDAQKQQLTDRLAAALADRASIATSSVTAVSVDVDASYTMEGGVLLPEPGSADEEAWKAIGSSAE, encoded by the coding sequence GTGCCGCTGTACCGAACCCTGACCCGCCCGGGTCTGCTCTCGCTCGAGCAACGCCAGGCCTTTGCGAACGATGTGGTCGACATCCATTGCGGCATCACCGGGGCGCCCCGATCGTTCGTGCACGTCCTCTTCGCCGACGATGACGACGGCCGACTCGACGAGGGGCAGAGCGCCCTGGTGTTCGGCACGATCCGGCACGGTCGCACCGACGCGCAGAAGCAACAGCTCACCGACCGGTTGGCCGCCGCGCTGGCCGACCGCGCCAGCATCGCGACCTCGTCGGTCACCGCGGTCTCGGTCGACGTCGACGCCTCGTACACGATGGAGGGCGGCGTTCTCCTGCCCGAGCCGGGCTCGGCCGACGAGGAGGCCTGGAAGGCGATCGGCAGCTCGGCCGAGTAG
- a CDS encoding LysR family transcriptional regulator: MASPTIVDGIDISAIRLFLSVIELGSVSKAAERHVLAQPSATAKLQKLERQLGVAILERSPTGSKPTAAGIGLAPACAEVLTTASELVERADALRNEATRLAVATTRHVAEHRLPGWIIAAGLHDIRLDLVETNTLGVAQEVRNRGVAIGFIEGPHPPIGLSSEVVATEELVPVVGSSHPWSNRRRAVTPADLMKTTMVLPRPGSGTRDVVEAALHDEPRTAESNHFEVSTGSAARLAAINGAGIAFLPASRVEDDLAAGRLHLIEVKDTTIIQPVRAIWRGARPSIKAAARLLDAVLAARAPALLG; this comes from the coding sequence ATGGCCTCCCCCACGATCGTCGACGGGATCGACATCTCCGCGATCCGACTCTTCCTGTCCGTCATCGAGCTCGGGAGCGTCTCGAAGGCAGCTGAGCGCCACGTGTTGGCGCAGCCGTCCGCCACTGCCAAGCTGCAGAAGCTCGAACGCCAGCTCGGCGTCGCGATCCTCGAACGCAGCCCGACCGGCTCGAAGCCGACCGCGGCCGGCATCGGCCTTGCACCAGCGTGCGCCGAAGTACTCACGACGGCGTCGGAACTCGTCGAGCGAGCCGATGCGCTGCGCAACGAGGCCACCCGACTCGCGGTTGCGACCACCCGACACGTCGCCGAGCACCGCCTCCCCGGGTGGATCATCGCCGCCGGACTCCACGACATCCGCCTCGACCTGGTCGAAACGAACACGCTCGGCGTCGCTCAAGAGGTTCGCAACCGCGGCGTGGCCATCGGTTTCATCGAAGGCCCGCACCCGCCCATCGGTCTCAGCTCCGAGGTCGTTGCGACGGAGGAACTCGTGCCGGTGGTCGGATCGTCGCACCCGTGGTCGAACCGACGGCGCGCCGTGACACCCGCCGATCTGATGAAGACGACGATGGTGCTGCCTCGGCCCGGATCCGGCACACGCGACGTGGTGGAGGCGGCGCTGCACGACGAGCCGCGGACGGCGGAGTCGAACCACTTCGAGGTATCGACCGGTTCTGCCGCCAGGCTCGCTGCGATCAACGGGGCGGGCATCGCTTTTCTGCCGGCCAGCCGCGTCGAAGACGACCTCGCAGCTGGACGTCTGCACCTCATCGAGGTGAAGGACACCACGATCATCCAACCCGTGCGAGCGATCTGGCGGGGTGCCCGTCCGTCGATCAAGGCCGCGGCGCGCCTGCTCGATGCGGTGCTCGCCGCACGGGCACCAGCGCTACTCGGTTGA
- a CDS encoding YeiH family protein: MGVLAVGATVVAGFGPSVLSPLVVGVIAGAVVANCIELPSRFEPGIAFCARTILRAGLVLLGLRLSLGDLGALGVRGLGVVAGVVTVTFLGTQWLARRMGVDDRLGLLIATGYSICGASAIAAMDGVVDADEEETAYAIALVTLCGSLSIIVLPSIASAVDLTGAAFGTWVGAAVHDVGQVVATAGTGGSEALAAATVVKLTRVVLLAPLVAIVALRRRPVRVGPSDETERPPLVPLFVVGFLVAVLVRSAGLLGPNALTLGADLEKIALTVALVALGLGVRIDRLRRLSGRPLALGMAAWVLVAGAAFVGTSIAV; this comes from the coding sequence GTGGGGGTGCTGGCGGTCGGCGCGACGGTGGTCGCCGGCTTCGGCCCGTCGGTGCTGTCGCCGCTCGTGGTCGGGGTGATCGCCGGTGCCGTCGTCGCGAACTGCATCGAGCTGCCGAGTCGGTTCGAGCCCGGCATCGCCTTCTGCGCCCGGACGATTCTGCGTGCGGGCCTCGTGCTGCTCGGCCTTCGACTGTCGCTCGGCGATCTCGGAGCGCTCGGTGTACGTGGACTCGGCGTGGTGGCCGGCGTGGTCACCGTGACGTTCCTCGGCACGCAATGGCTCGCTCGCCGCATGGGCGTCGACGACCGACTCGGCCTGTTGATCGCAACCGGCTACTCGATCTGCGGAGCATCCGCGATCGCGGCGATGGACGGAGTCGTCGACGCCGACGAAGAAGAAACTGCCTACGCGATCGCACTCGTCACGCTGTGCGGCTCGTTGTCGATCATCGTGCTCCCGTCGATCGCCTCCGCGGTCGACCTCACCGGAGCAGCGTTCGGCACCTGGGTCGGCGCCGCCGTGCACGACGTCGGCCAGGTCGTGGCGACCGCCGGAACCGGGGGCAGCGAAGCGCTCGCTGCAGCGACGGTCGTCAAACTGACGCGGGTCGTCCTGCTGGCACCCCTGGTGGCAATCGTCGCCCTGCGCCGGCGACCCGTTCGGGTCGGACCGAGCGACGAGACGGAACGGCCGCCCTTGGTCCCGCTCTTCGTCGTCGGGTTCCTTGTCGCAGTGCTCGTGCGGAGCGCAGGGCTGCTCGGCCCGAACGCACTGACGCTCGGCGCCGATCTGGAGAAGATCGCTCTGACCGTCGCACTCGTCGCACTGGGGCTCGGCGTGCGCATCGACCGGTTGCGGCGCTTGAGCGGGCGACCGCTCGCGCTCGGCATGGCAGCCTGGGTGCTCGTGGCCGGAGCCGCATTCGTCGGTACGTCGATCGCCGTTTGA